In one Sporomusa sphaeroides DSM 2875 genomic region, the following are encoded:
- the amaP gene encoding alkaline shock response membrane anchor protein AmaP produces the protein MGIIDRIMLSIYTFFLAFLSVVVILLSLRLIPLELAWTSLAYVYGQWEASLVGAVFFLVSIRLLLAGLRSRRVKNTIVHHNDMGDVHISLMAVENLVEKVARHIRGVRDIKVDVSMAHENIIVRMKVKISPESHVPTVAAEIQNRVHEYVKNTVGIELADVQVMVETISNDFKTKQRVE, from the coding sequence ATGGGGATCATTGACCGCATTATGTTATCTATTTACACATTTTTCTTGGCGTTTTTATCGGTTGTCGTTATTCTCCTGTCTTTACGCCTTATTCCTTTGGAATTGGCGTGGACAAGTCTTGCTTATGTGTATGGTCAATGGGAAGCTTCGCTGGTTGGCGCTGTTTTTTTTCTCGTAAGCATCAGATTGCTGTTAGCCGGTCTCCGTTCCCGCAGAGTGAAGAATACCATTGTTCATCATAATGACATGGGAGATGTGCATATTTCTCTTATGGCTGTGGAAAATCTGGTGGAGAAAGTTGCCAGACATATTCGCGGTGTACGTGACATTAAAGTAGATGTTTCAATGGCCCATGAGAACATTATTGTTCGGATGAAAGTCAAAATCAGTCCGGAAAGTCATGTGCCGACCGTAGCTGCGGAGATTCAAAACCGTGTTCATGAATATGTAAAAAATACCGTGGGCATAGAATTAGCTGATGTTCAGGTTATGGTCGAAACCATTAGCAATGACTTCAAAACGAAACAGCGTGTTGAATAG
- a CDS encoding O-sialoglycoprotein endopeptidase, which yields MKYVLGIDTSCYTTSVAILDEQGTPVADCRRILEVKAGSRGLQQSEMVFQHTRNLPDLFAQACLPVGKPVNFSAIGVSAFPRPLSDSYMPAFLVGEGYAKVLALSQAVPLQRISHQENHIFAGIRSAGGPKTGSFLAVHLSGGTTEIVRVSPAVCPSAAGRLNIEILGGSLDIHAGQLVDRIGVLLGLTFPAGPQLEALAAAAGEPAIYIPVTVRGASVSFAGPETYVRRLVGQGADKRVIAAGVELCIARAVTAMIKYAVANTGLNDVLLVGGVMANKCIRQYLVTQLADTNIAQLYFPDIIYSPDNATGAAYFALNCR from the coding sequence ATGAAGTATGTATTGGGAATAGACACTAGTTGTTATACTACTTCTGTTGCTATATTAGATGAGCAGGGAACGCCGGTTGCCGATTGCCGGCGCATTCTGGAGGTAAAAGCAGGTTCCCGGGGACTTCAGCAATCTGAAATGGTATTTCAGCATACACGTAATCTGCCGGATCTTTTTGCCCAGGCCTGTTTACCTGTCGGGAAACCTGTGAACTTCAGCGCTATCGGAGTGTCGGCTTTCCCCCGGCCTTTGTCAGACTCCTATATGCCGGCTTTTCTGGTGGGAGAAGGATATGCGAAAGTACTGGCTCTTAGTCAGGCTGTGCCCCTGCAGCGTATTAGTCATCAGGAAAACCATATTTTTGCCGGAATACGTTCAGCCGGCGGGCCTAAAACCGGCAGTTTTTTAGCTGTGCATCTATCTGGCGGAACAACCGAGATTGTTCGGGTATCACCTGCTGTATGTCCGTCTGCTGCCGGGCGGCTGAATATTGAAATTCTGGGTGGCAGTCTGGATATTCATGCAGGACAACTGGTTGACCGTATTGGCGTTCTGCTGGGCTTGACCTTTCCGGCCGGTCCCCAACTGGAGGCTTTGGCAGCCGCAGCCGGCGAGCCGGCTATCTATATCCCGGTGACTGTTCGTGGTGCCTCGGTTAGTTTTGCCGGGCCTGAGACCTATGTTCGCAGGCTGGTAGGCCAGGGCGCAGACAAAAGGGTAATTGCCGCCGGTGTTGAACTGTGTATTGCCCGTGCGGTCACTGCCATGATAAAATATGCTGTTGCCAATACCGGTTTAAACGATGTACTGCTTGTTGGCGGAGTAATGGCAAATAAGTGTATCCGGCAATATCTTGTCACCCAATTGGCAGACACCAATATAGCTCAATTATATTTTCCTGATATTATATATAGTCCGGACAATGCTACCGGGGCTGCTTATTTTGCTTTAAATTGCCGGTAG
- a CDS encoding tRNA (mnm(5)s(2)U34)-methyltransferase yields the protein MAVANAVLMAHRLLRPKLAAAGQVVDATAGNGRDTLFLAENTPNEAVVWAFDIQQQALTKTKQLLTKQLLIDKVRLVLDSHANILSYLHQPVDAVMFNLGYLPGGDRQINTCPDTTIKAITYSLQLLAVGGLMTIAAYPGYEHGRQECQSVQEYLASLKQETFAIACWSMVNQRNNPPVLYIIEKMKEQTD from the coding sequence ATGGCAGTTGCTAACGCGGTACTGATGGCCCACCGGCTTTTGCGCCCCAAGCTGGCAGCAGCCGGCCAGGTAGTTGATGCTACCGCCGGCAACGGCAGGGATACGTTATTCTTGGCAGAAAATACCCCCAATGAGGCCGTTGTCTGGGCATTTGATATTCAGCAGCAGGCATTGACTAAAACCAAGCAGCTGCTTACCAAGCAGTTGCTGATTGACAAAGTCAGACTAGTGTTGGACAGTCATGCCAATATTCTGAGCTATCTACATCAGCCGGTAGATGCTGTTATGTTTAATCTGGGCTATTTGCCGGGAGGCGACCGGCAAATAAATACTTGCCCTGATACTACCATAAAGGCCATAACTTACAGCTTACAGCTGCTGGCGGTGGGGGGACTGATGACTATTGCTGCCTATCCCGGTTATGAACACGGCAGACAGGAATGCCAGTCTGTACAGGAATACCTGGCAAGCTTAAAACAAGAGACATTTGCCATTGCTTGCTGGTCAATGGTAAATCAAAGAAACAACCCACCTGTTTTGTATATAATCGAAAAGATGAAGGAGCAAACAGATTGA
- a CDS encoding TlyA family RNA methyltransferase has protein sequence MTGQRTKERLDVLLVEQGLAASRERAKAYIMAGIVTVDGQKTDKAGTVVPVSAHIAVHGDSIGYVSRGGLKLAKALAYFNLDLTGKVMADVGASTGGFTDCALKNGAAKVYAIDVGYGQLAWSLRTDDRVVNMERTNIRNIRPEDLAEPLDFVSIDVAFISLDKVLPVVKTLLTSQGAVIALIKPQFEAGRDKVGKKGVVRDPAIHREVINNIVNISRLLALSPLGLTYSPVKGPEGNIEYLLYLTNAASESIVDEPTIAAVVADAHANLTG, from the coding sequence ATGACAGGACAACGGACAAAAGAGCGTCTTGATGTATTATTAGTGGAACAGGGATTGGCTGCAAGCCGTGAACGGGCTAAAGCCTATATTATGGCCGGAATTGTTACTGTTGACGGCCAAAAAACAGACAAAGCCGGAACCGTTGTCCCCGTTTCTGCTCATATTGCCGTTCATGGCGACAGTATTGGTTATGTCAGCCGGGGCGGCCTTAAGCTTGCCAAGGCGCTGGCCTATTTTAATCTGGACCTGACCGGCAAGGTTATGGCTGATGTTGGCGCATCGACCGGAGGCTTCACCGATTGCGCTCTTAAGAATGGCGCCGCGAAAGTCTATGCGATTGACGTCGGTTATGGACAACTTGCCTGGTCGTTACGGACAGATGACCGGGTAGTCAATATGGAGCGAACCAATATTCGCAATATAAGGCCTGAAGATTTAGCTGAACCATTGGACTTTGTTTCCATAGATGTTGCCTTTATCTCGTTGGATAAAGTATTGCCGGTAGTAAAAACACTGCTTACCTCCCAAGGGGCAGTAATAGCACTCATCAAACCGCAATTTGAAGCAGGGCGGGATAAGGTGGGGAAAAAAGGTGTAGTACGAGATCCGGCCATCCATCGTGAAGTTATTAACAATATAGTAAACATTTCCAGGCTATTGGCACTATCGCCATTAGGACTCACTTATTCACCGGTAAAAGGCCCGGAAGGCAATATCGAGTACTTATTATATCTTACTAATGCAGCCAGTGAATCAATAGTGGATGAACCAACAATCGCTGCTGTAGTTGCTGACGCCCATGCCAATTTAACCGGATAA
- the nusB gene encoding transcription antitermination factor NusB — protein MSRRKAREMAVQALFQLDFNAGVTSEEALTAVFSEREGAISETTKSYAKSLVEGTQSNLAAIDNYISDLSREWKIDRMAGVDRNIARMAIYEMKYSEERLQPGVAINEAVELAKTFGTEDSSRFINGILGSIVKNKQLS, from the coding sequence ATGAGTCGCAGAAAGGCCCGTGAAATGGCTGTTCAAGCATTATTTCAACTTGATTTTAACGCCGGTGTTACCAGTGAAGAGGCACTTACCGCCGTCTTTAGCGAGCGTGAGGGAGCAATTAGCGAAACTACCAAAAGCTACGCAAAATCATTGGTGGAAGGCACCCAGAGCAACTTAGCCGCAATTGATAATTATATATCTGACCTATCACGGGAATGGAAAATTGACCGTATGGCCGGAGTCGACCGCAATATCGCCCGGATGGCTATTTATGAAATGAAATATAGTGAAGAACGCCTCCAGCCAGGTGTTGCGATTAACGAAGCCGTAGAACTGGCAAAAACTTTTGGAACCGAAGACTCAAGCCGTTTTATTAACGGAATTTTAGGGTCAATTGTAAAAAATAAGCAGTTATCATGA
- the xseB gene encoding exodeoxyribonuclease VII small subunit, producing MATKSNKQNNVCFEDALGKLEVIVKELEAGELPLEEALDKFSQGMSYAKLCFERLSAAEKQVDKILQQEQGRLVEQPLNLAEGN from the coding sequence ATGGCTACTAAAAGTAATAAGCAAAATAATGTATGTTTTGAAGATGCTCTTGGAAAATTAGAAGTAATTGTAAAAGAGTTGGAAGCAGGTGAATTGCCTCTGGAAGAAGCTTTGGATAAGTTCAGCCAAGGCATGTCCTATGCCAAGCTATGTTTTGAGCGCCTCAGCGCGGCCGAAAAGCAGGTTGATAAAATTCTGCAGCAGGAACAAGGGCGGTTAGTTGAGCAGCCACTTAATTTAGCGGAGGGGAATTAA
- the dxs gene encoding 1-deoxy-D-xylulose-5-phosphate synthase: MSKLLNGINGPQDLKHLSVLQLEKLAGEIRELLIHTVANNGGHLAPNLGVVELTLALHKMFDSPRDKFIWDVGHQAYVHKILTGRRETFSTLRTSGGICGFPKRSESQHDAFGSGHSSTSISAALGIALARDMSGAKGNVVAIIGDGSLTGGQAYEALNHAGHLAINLTVILNDNEMSIAKNVGAMSEYLAKMRTAPTYSKVKHDIEYLLRRIPAIGDSVANTAERVKDSLKYLLVPGMLFEELGFTYFGPIDGHNIPLLLDVLDKTKSVKGPVLIHLLTQKGKGYAPAERNADKFHGVGPFCIETGEIQKNATSAPSYTQVFGDTIVKLAEQNPDIVAITAAMPDGTGLKKFAATFPKRFFDVGIAEQHAITLAAGMATQGKRPVVAIYSTFIQRAYDQILHDVCLQNLPVIFMLDRAGIVGEDGPTHHGVFDYSLLRHIPNMVIMTPKDEDELRHMLYTATELNAPVAIRYPRGNGVGVKLQDCFTKLETGKAEQLILGKDVVLLATGAMVEPCKSAAAILAGKEISASVINARYIKPLDEQAIRQLARDTGIIVTVEDNMLAGGFGSAVLEYINSQNLNWVKVLRLGLPDKFIEHGQRGQLLTQHGLDDQGIATSVETFIRQFGARK; this comes from the coding sequence TTGAGTAAACTGCTTAACGGTATTAATGGGCCACAAGATCTTAAACACCTGTCTGTGCTCCAATTAGAAAAGCTCGCCGGGGAAATCCGCGAGCTTCTTATACATACGGTAGCGAACAATGGTGGACATCTGGCCCCCAATTTAGGGGTTGTCGAACTAACGTTGGCGCTCCATAAAATGTTTGACAGCCCCAGAGACAAATTTATCTGGGATGTCGGACATCAGGCATATGTACATAAAATTTTAACAGGCCGGCGGGAAACCTTCTCCACCTTACGGACAAGCGGGGGGATTTGCGGATTTCCTAAACGGAGTGAAAGCCAGCACGACGCTTTTGGTTCCGGACATTCCAGCACCTCGATATCTGCTGCTCTCGGAATTGCGCTGGCCCGCGACATGTCGGGCGCAAAAGGCAATGTGGTTGCCATTATCGGGGACGGTTCGCTGACAGGCGGACAAGCATATGAAGCACTTAACCATGCAGGGCATTTGGCGATAAATCTCACAGTGATTTTGAATGATAACGAAATGTCTATTGCCAAAAATGTTGGCGCCATGTCCGAATATTTGGCTAAAATGCGTACAGCGCCGACCTACTCAAAAGTCAAGCATGATATTGAGTATCTACTAAGGCGGATTCCGGCTATTGGCGATAGTGTGGCCAATACTGCTGAACGGGTAAAAGACAGTTTGAAATATCTGTTAGTTCCCGGCATGTTGTTTGAAGAATTGGGATTCACTTATTTTGGCCCCATTGATGGTCATAACATTCCCTTGCTTTTGGATGTGCTGGATAAAACGAAAAGTGTTAAAGGGCCTGTGCTGATCCATTTATTAACCCAGAAAGGCAAGGGGTATGCGCCGGCCGAACGCAATGCCGATAAGTTTCATGGTGTCGGTCCTTTCTGTATTGAGACAGGCGAAATTCAAAAGAATGCAACCAGCGCACCATCCTATACCCAGGTATTTGGCGATACTATCGTCAAATTGGCGGAACAAAACCCTGATATTGTTGCAATAACCGCCGCCATGCCTGACGGTACAGGTCTTAAAAAATTTGCCGCAACCTTTCCTAAGCGTTTTTTTGATGTGGGTATTGCCGAGCAGCATGCCATTACTTTGGCCGCCGGTATGGCTACCCAGGGAAAACGTCCTGTTGTCGCAATATACTCTACTTTTATCCAGCGTGCTTATGACCAGATTCTCCATGACGTATGCCTGCAGAATCTGCCGGTTATCTTTATGCTGGACAGGGCCGGTATTGTTGGCGAAGATGGGCCAACCCATCATGGTGTTTTCGATTATTCCTTATTACGGCATATTCCCAATATGGTAATCATGACTCCTAAGGATGAAGACGAACTTCGTCATATGCTGTATACTGCCACCGAACTAAATGCGCCGGTTGCTATTCGATATCCGCGCGGTAACGGCGTCGGGGTTAAGCTGCAAGACTGTTTTACTAAGCTGGAAACAGGTAAGGCTGAACAATTAATTTTGGGGAAAGATGTGGTTTTACTGGCCACAGGCGCTATGGTTGAACCATGTAAAAGTGCGGCAGCGATATTAGCCGGGAAAGAAATTTCCGCCAGTGTAATCAATGCCAGATATATAAAACCGTTGGACGAGCAGGCTATCCGTCAATTGGCGCGTGACACCGGGATTATTGTCACTGTTGAAGATAATATGTTAGCCGGAGGGTTTGGCTCGGCTGTGCTTGAGTATATAAACTCACAGAACCTTAACTGGGTTAAAGTATTACGTCTGGGACTGCCTGATAAGTTCATTGAGCATGGCCAGCGAGGTCAGCTGTTAACTCAGCATGGCCTGGATGATCAAGGCATAGCCACTAGTGTTGAAACCTTTATCCGGCAGTTTGGAGCGCGCAAATGA
- a CDS encoding NAD(+)/NADH kinase, producing the protein MLTVGLFPNTKKQSIGTVLGWIIQYFKERNIQVVMPEDAALELKCSHLAGKLECVRKDITFGITLGGDGTLLNTAREIAPFGIPVCGVNMGNLGFLTEIELPDLSTALERLVKGDYYIEERLMLDAVVIRDGSPIYISPALNDIVIAKGGFSRMIKLKLYIDEELTADYPADGLIIATSTGSTGYSLSSGGPIVNPKLKVIVITPICPHTLHSRALVISEREEIKVRMQATHDDIVLTVDGQSVYSLLPNDIVVVRRSPFRARFIKFTGKSYYETLRTKLRRGDRDGSC; encoded by the coding sequence TTGTTGACTGTAGGCTTGTTTCCCAACACGAAAAAACAGAGTATTGGTACAGTGTTGGGCTGGATTATACAATATTTTAAAGAACGCAATATTCAAGTGGTTATGCCGGAAGATGCGGCATTAGAGCTTAAATGCTCCCACTTGGCCGGTAAACTGGAATGTGTTAGAAAGGACATTACGTTTGGCATTACTTTAGGAGGTGACGGAACACTCTTAAACACTGCCAGAGAAATTGCACCTTTTGGTATCCCGGTTTGCGGAGTAAATATGGGAAATCTGGGCTTTTTAACAGAGATTGAGCTGCCTGATTTAAGCACTGCATTAGAGAGACTGGTTAAAGGTGACTATTATATAGAGGAACGGCTCATGTTAGATGCTGTTGTCATCCGTGATGGCAGTCCCATTTACATTTCGCCGGCGCTAAATGACATTGTTATTGCCAAAGGCGGCTTCTCCCGCATGATAAAACTAAAATTATATATTGATGAAGAGCTTACCGCTGACTATCCTGCAGATGGACTTATTATTGCTACTTCTACCGGCTCAACCGGTTACTCATTATCTTCCGGCGGACCTATTGTCAATCCGAAGCTAAAAGTAATTGTTATTACCCCAATCTGTCCGCATACACTTCATTCCCGAGCTCTGGTTATCTCCGAACGGGAAGAGATAAAAGTCCGGATGCAGGCTACCCATGATGATATTGTGCTTACCGTAGATGGGCAATCGGTTTATAGCCTACTGCCCAATGATATCGTGGTTGTCCGGCGGTCGCCGTTCCGGGCGCGCTTTATCAAATTTACCGGCAAAAGCTATTACGAAACTCTGCGGACCAAGTTAAGGAGAGGCGACAGGGATGGCAGTTGCTAA
- a CDS encoding divergent PAP2 family protein, producing the protein MAEFLAGIGKNVILMTAITAWFTAQVLKTITAYWRHGAFNAERLVGAGGMPSSHTALVVSLAVGLALREGLESDLFAVSVILAGIVMYDAAGVRRAAGKQAKVINKLVREMRVEHTVRETRLKELLGHTPLEVLGGAVHGFVIAYAFYIFYR; encoded by the coding sequence ATGGCCGAATTCCTGGCTGGAATAGGAAAAAACGTTATTTTAATGACAGCTATAACCGCCTGGTTTACGGCACAAGTGCTAAAAACGATAACAGCATATTGGCGGCATGGTGCTTTTAATGCCGAGCGCCTTGTCGGAGCCGGCGGCATGCCCAGCTCTCACACTGCGCTGGTAGTAAGTTTAGCCGTCGGGCTTGCACTCAGGGAAGGGCTTGAATCAGACTTGTTTGCCGTTTCAGTAATCTTAGCCGGCATAGTCATGTATGATGCTGCCGGGGTGCGCCGGGCGGCAGGCAAACAGGCCAAGGTTATCAACAAACTGGTACGTGAAATGCGGGTTGAGCATACCGTCCGGGAAACCAGGCTTAAAGAACTGTTAGGGCATACGCCGCTTGAGGTTTTGGGCGGAGCTGTGCACGGCTTTGTTATTGCCTATGCGTTTTATATATTTTATAGATGA
- a CDS encoding SpoIIIAH-like family protein — MKIISVFSVNRLGKMAIFVVVIGIFSLLLSGAWNYIQDTYQVRADRSNAMQVTRPILSEQVVPVMAPDFFTEYRLERDKIRSERSDLLREIIKNAAAEDTKHQAQETILKMTLEKQREAEMENLIKAKGFTDALVFISDNSVSAVVKTTALTQEEVVQVAEVISRLAGVKPEDITVSAKP, encoded by the coding sequence ATGAAAATAATATCGGTATTTTCTGTGAACAGGCTGGGGAAGATGGCTATTTTTGTAGTAGTAATCGGTATTTTTTCCCTGCTGCTCAGTGGTGCCTGGAATTATATTCAGGATACGTATCAGGTCAGGGCTGACAGATCGAATGCTATGCAAGTTACCAGGCCAATACTATCAGAGCAAGTCGTACCTGTTATGGCTCCGGATTTTTTTACCGAATACCGGTTAGAACGGGATAAAATCAGGAGTGAAAGGTCAGACCTTTTGCGGGAGATTATTAAAAATGCTGCAGCTGAAGATACTAAGCATCAGGCGCAAGAAACCATTTTAAAAATGACTCTGGAAAAACAGCGTGAGGCTGAAATGGAAAACCTGATCAAAGCAAAAGGGTTTACCGATGCCCTTGTATTTATCAGTGACAATTCAGTAAGCGCAGTAGTAAAGACCACGGCGCTTACCCAGGAAGAAGTTGTGCAAGTGGCAGAAGTGATCAGCCGCCTTGCCGGAGTTAAGCCTGAAGATATAACGGTTAGTGCCAAACCCTGA
- a CDS encoding Asp23/Gls24 family envelope stress response protein — protein MDNRQERTEQTDVGSIRIADEVVGIIAGLAATEVPGVAGMSAGLVGGIAEMLGKKNLSKGVKVEVGEKEAAVDLYIIVEYGVRIPDVALRVQENVKRGIESMTGLDVVEVNIHVQGVGFAQDVKEDDIRVR, from the coding sequence ATGGATAATCGACAGGAAAGAACAGAACAAACTGATGTAGGTTCGATTCGGATAGCTGATGAAGTGGTTGGCATTATTGCCGGACTGGCAGCAACCGAAGTACCCGGTGTTGCCGGAATGAGCGCCGGTTTGGTGGGTGGCATTGCCGAAATGCTGGGTAAGAAAAATCTCTCTAAAGGTGTTAAGGTTGAAGTTGGAGAGAAGGAAGCCGCGGTAGATTTATATATAATTGTTGAATATGGTGTACGTATACCTGATGTTGCACTGCGAGTCCAGGAGAATGTTAAACGGGGAATTGAGTCAATGACCGGTCTGGATGTTGTTGAAGTCAATATTCATGTTCAAGGCGTAGGCTTTGCTCAGGACGTTAAAGAAGACGATATTAGGGTAAGATAA
- the xseA gene encoding exodeoxyribonuclease VII large subunit, producing MSNIYTVSDLTKYIKNLLDRDTRLMSVFIKGELSNFKAHYSGHCYFTLKDAGSQIKGVMFKSRAQFLKFEPRDGLKVVAYGQVTVFERDGQYQLYADQLIPDGVGELSLAFNQLKEKLAAEGLFDESRKQQLPLIPQAIGVITSPTGAALRDIITVAKRRHPGIPLILYPVQVQGLEAPGQIVEAIRAFNRLQNVEVIIAGRGGGSIEELWAFNDEQVVRAIAASSIPIVSAVGHQTDYTLADFAADSRAATPSQAAEMVVPDVYELKRYIQTLQTMLENTMRTYIKQRRQAVCQLRDNRVFTQPEKLLAEHRQLVDSYVERLEQAARNSILTKQQQLKLHAEKLAVLNPLAVLARGFSLTRTPAGQVISAANQVKPGQQLEIILNHGRLEVEVACVRESKNGY from the coding sequence ATGAGTAATATATATACCGTTAGCGACCTGACAAAATATATCAAAAACTTGCTTGACCGGGATACCAGACTGATGTCAGTGTTTATCAAAGGTGAACTGTCTAATTTTAAAGCCCATTATTCAGGCCATTGTTATTTCACGCTTAAAGATGCCGGGTCCCAAATTAAAGGCGTCATGTTTAAAAGCCGCGCGCAATTTTTGAAATTTGAGCCGCGTGACGGACTTAAAGTTGTGGCCTATGGTCAGGTAACCGTGTTTGAACGGGACGGGCAATATCAACTCTATGCCGATCAGTTAATACCGGACGGGGTGGGGGAGCTGAGTCTTGCCTTCAATCAATTGAAAGAAAAATTGGCTGCAGAAGGACTCTTTGACGAAAGCCGCAAGCAACAACTGCCACTCATTCCGCAGGCTATTGGCGTAATAACGTCACCCACCGGAGCGGCGCTTAGAGACATTATCACGGTAGCCAAACGCCGTCACCCCGGCATACCGCTTATTTTGTATCCTGTGCAGGTTCAGGGGCTGGAAGCTCCCGGACAAATAGTAGAAGCAATCCGCGCGTTTAATCGTTTGCAGAATGTAGAGGTTATCATTGCCGGCCGGGGTGGTGGCTCCATTGAGGAGCTATGGGCGTTCAATGACGAACAAGTGGTGCGGGCCATTGCCGCATCAAGTATTCCCATAGTGTCGGCAGTCGGACACCAAACCGATTATACTTTGGCTGATTTTGCCGCCGACTCCCGGGCAGCAACCCCTTCCCAGGCGGCCGAAATGGTTGTTCCCGACGTTTATGAGTTGAAAAGGTATATCCAAACGCTGCAAACCATGCTGGAAAATACTATGCGGACATATATTAAACAAAGGCGGCAAGCCGTCTGTCAGTTGCGGGATAACAGAGTATTTACTCAACCGGAAAAATTGCTTGCCGAGCACCGTCAGCTGGTTGATTCCTATGTAGAACGGTTGGAACAGGCAGCGCGTAATAGTATCCTGACAAAACAGCAGCAGTTGAAACTACATGCGGAAAAATTAGCGGTATTAAACCCGCTTGCGGTACTTGCCCGCGGTTTCAGCCTGACGCGTACCCCGGCGGGACAAGTTATCAGTGCTGCCAATCAGGTAAAACCGGGACAACAATTAGAAATTATTTTAAATCATGGACGGCTTGAGGTTGAAGTCGCCTGTGTAAGGGAGAGCAAAAATGGCTACTAA
- a CDS encoding polyprenyl synthetase family protein — protein MGKATLAEYCQVKISLIDEALSQYLPAETYPPIIYEAMRYSLFAGGKRLRPIMLMAAADAVGGDGNDFLPVACALEMIHTYSLVHDDLPAMDNDDYRRGKLTNHKIYGEGMAILAGDGLLTAAFAMMVSQTKVDPAVLVTVVGEIAAAAGAAGMIGGQAVDLISEGKTIDAATLEFMHQAKTGALFKAALRAGAMLAGGSKAQIDALSQYAEQFGLAFQITDDILDVVGTQEKIGKPVGSDIRNHKATYVTLHTLDGAKQLAQQAVDNALTSLDKFGPEAHILRELVIYLITREA, from the coding sequence ATGGGAAAAGCCACACTTGCTGAATATTGTCAGGTTAAAATCAGCCTGATAGATGAAGCCCTTTCGCAATATCTTCCTGCTGAAACCTATCCACCCATTATATACGAAGCGATGCGTTACAGCCTGTTTGCCGGCGGCAAGCGGCTCAGGCCGATCATGCTTATGGCAGCCGCTGATGCTGTTGGCGGCGATGGTAATGATTTTTTGCCGGTGGCTTGCGCTCTCGAGATGATACACACTTATTCGCTGGTTCACGATGATTTGCCAGCTATGGATAATGACGATTACCGTCGCGGCAAACTTACTAATCACAAGATATATGGCGAAGGTATGGCGATTTTAGCCGGCGATGGCTTGCTAACAGCCGCTTTTGCCATGATGGTTTCGCAAACCAAAGTTGATCCGGCTGTTTTGGTTACCGTGGTCGGTGAAATCGCAGCCGCTGCCGGTGCTGCCGGTATGATCGGCGGTCAAGCCGTTGATCTCATTTCTGAGGGGAAAACCATTGATGCCGCTACTTTGGAATTTATGCATCAGGCTAAAACCGGAGCTCTGTTCAAAGCGGCCCTGAGGGCCGGAGCTATGTTAGCCGGAGGCAGTAAAGCGCAAATTGATGCACTATCGCAGTATGCTGAACAATTTGGTTTGGCGTTTCAAATTACCGATGATATTCTTGATGTGGTTGGTACTCAGGAAAAAATCGGCAAGCCTGTGGGCAGTGACATAAGAAATCATAAAGCAACATATGTCACCTTGCATACCTTGGACGGGGCTAAACAACTGGCACAGCAGGCAGTGGACAATGCACTGACAAGTTTGGACAAATTTGGCCCGGAGGCCCATATACTGCGTGAACTGGTAATTTACTTAATAACTCGAGAAGCCTGA
- a CDS encoding DUF2273 domain-containing protein, whose amino-acid sequence MAALNSKLLAEIWQNHSGKMIGVLVGFVIGILILIFGFFQTLFVALCAAAGYVVGKRIDQKEDIMEILDKLLPPGYNR is encoded by the coding sequence GTGGCAGCATTGAACTCCAAATTGTTGGCAGAAATCTGGCAGAACCATAGCGGAAAAATGATTGGTGTTCTAGTGGGATTTGTCATCGGTATTCTCATCTTAATTTTTGGCTTTTTCCAGACATTATTTGTTGCTTTATGCGCTGCGGCCGGCTATGTAGTTGGCAAGCGAATTGATCAAAAAGAAGACATTATGGAAATATTGGACAAACTGCTGCCACCGGGTTACAACCGGTAG